The Acanthochromis polyacanthus isolate Apoly-LR-REF ecotype Palm Island chromosome 2, KAUST_Apoly_ChrSc, whole genome shotgun sequence genome contains a region encoding:
- the LOC110967212 gene encoding guanylyl cyclase-activating protein 2-like — protein sequence MGQAQQTENSQEIDVKALQDMYKRFVLECPSGVLFLHEFKRFFGVDPTGEASEYAENMFRVFDKNGDNTIDFLEFVAALNLVFRGDLEHKLRWSFKVYDKDSNGYIDRDELRSIIDSIYRVKRGSKTDTEDSKLTVDEVVNRILAAVDSDGDGTITMEEFIKGAQQDPWVLNMLKLDMNPARWVMEHRRKSAHF from the exons ATGGGGCAGGCTCAGCAGACAGAGAACAGTCAGGAGATTGATGTCAAAGCCCTGCAGGACATGTACAAACGGTTTGTCTTAGAGTGCCCAAGTGGAGTACTTTTTCTGCACGAGTTCAAGCGTTTCTTCGGTGTGGATCCAACTGGAGAAGCGTCTGAGTATGCGGAGAACATGTTTCGAGTGTTTGACAAAAATGGG GACAACACAATAGATTTCCTGGAGTTTGTGGCTGCACTCAACCTTGTTTTCCGTGGAGACCTGGAGCATAAACTGCGCTGGTCGTTCAAGGTGTACGACAAGGACAGCAACGGCTACATAGACCGGGATGAACTACGGTCCATAATAGAT AGCATCTATCGGGTCAAGAGAGGCTCCAAGACCGACACAGAAGACTCAAAGCTTACAGTCGACGAGGTTGTAAATCGAATATTAGCGGCTGTAGATAGCGATGGAGATG GTACTATCACCATGGAAGAGTTCATTAAAGGTGCACAGCAAGACCCTTGGGTGCTCAACATGTTGAAGCTGGACATGAACCCGGCCCGATGGGTCATGGAGCACCGGAGAAAGAGTGCACACTTCTGA